A genomic stretch from Lathyrus oleraceus cultivar Zhongwan6 chromosome 2, CAAS_Psat_ZW6_1.0, whole genome shotgun sequence includes:
- the LOC127122542 gene encoding uncharacterized protein LOC127122542, with protein sequence MAIDASISSIKLMNQDLVKLDRFDGTNYTRWQDKMTFLLTALKIQYVLDPDLEAIPEPTKNDTDEVKKEIRKRKEDELLCRGHILNTLSDRLYELYTNTASAKEIWNALEFKFKAEEEGTKKFLISKYFDFKMLDSKPILAQVHELQVLVNKIKAVKIDIPKAFQVGAIIAKLPPSRKGYRKKLLHSFEDFSLEKLQKHLRIEEETKDREKTESAGFAKANVIAAKGNKKYDGMKDHLDPRKEHNKFKKFGRAKRY encoded by the coding sequence ATGGCCATCGACGCTTCTATTTCAAGCATCAAACTGATGAACCAGGACCTTGTTAAGTTAGATCGTTTCGATGGAACAAACTATACCCGCTGGCAAGACAAAATGACATTTCTCCTGACCGCCCTGAAAATTCAATATGTCTTGGATCCTGATCTGGAGGCAATTCCAGAACCAACTAAGAATGACACTGATGAAGTAAAAAAGGAGATAAGGAAACGAAAAGAAGATGAATTGCTTTGTCGTGGACACATCTTGAACACATTATCTGATCGTCTCTATGAACTCTACACCAATACTGCATCCGCAAAGGAAATCTGGAACGCACTCGAATTCAAATTCAAGGCCGAAGAAGAAGGTACGAAAAAGTTTTTAATATCTAAATACTTTGATTTTAAGATGTTGGATTCCAAGCCGATTCTTGCACAAGTACACGAGTTACAGGTTCTCGTGAATAAAATAAAAGCCGTGAAAATTGACATTCCTAAAGCATTCCAAGTCGGTGCAATAATAGCAAAATTGCCACCTTCACGGAAAGGATACAGAAAGAAATTGCTGCATAGTTTTGAGGACTTTTCTTTGGAGAAACTTCAGAAACACCTTCGTATCGAGGAGGAAACGAAGGATCGAGAAAAAACTGAGTCTGCTGGATTTGCTAAAGCAAATGTTATTGCCGCTAAAGGAAATAAAAAATATGATGGCATGAAAGACCATCTCGACCCAAGGAAAGAACACAACAAGTTCAAAAAATTCGGGCGGGCCAAAAGGTACTAA